The genomic DNA TGACTGGGAAAACTCAACGGCAGCCGGGCGATTTCACTTGAGCCCGTCTCGGGTCAGATCTCGTAGGACCAGCGCGCTGGTTCATCCCAACGAAAGATCTCGGCCTCGGTCCGCGGCTCGAGGCTCTTGCGCGCGCTGGCCAGAGCTCTCTCGAAACCCTCGAAGAGCCTGGGGCCGGTGCGCAATACACCATCGGGACCCAGCTCCCGGCCCAGTTCCGTGCGCTCCAACGCCTGGGCAATCGGATCGGTCAGACCGCATAACACCATTTGTGCGTTGTGCGCCCGCAGATTGATCAGGGTGTTGCGCAGCACCTCGAGCACGGTCGCGTCCAGGTGACGAGCCCGCTTCAAACGCAAGATGAGTATTTCGGGACCGCGGGCGACGATTGCATCGAGCTGGTCGGAGAGTTCGGGTGCGACAGCGAAGTTGAGGTCTCCTTCGAGGTGAAGTACAGCGACGGGCGTGGAGCCGGAGCGCTCGTCTGGCGGGATTTCACGCAAACGGCCCTGCCCCACGTGAACCACTTCCATCATCTGCAAGCGCCCCGCGCGAAGTACGAGAAGCACCAGGGAAATGAACACACCCGCGTACACCGCCTGCACCAGATCGAGCCAGAGCGTGGTGCCCAGTGTCGCGAACAGGATCAAGCCATCACCGCGCGTCGCCGCAGAGCGACGGATGTGATCCAGATCGATCAGTTCGAGACCCGACAGGACCACGAAACCCGCCAGCGCGGCGAGCGGAAGGCTGGTGAGCAACGGCCCCAGAGTCGGCAGGAGCAGAAGTACGACGGATCCAGCGATGAGCGCCGCGAGGCGAGAGCGCGCGCCCGCCGCGCGGTTGACGGCCGAACGCGATAGCGAACCGCTGGTCGGCATCGCTCCGATGAGCGACGCGATCAGATTTGCGCTGCCCTGCGCGAAGAGTTCGCGGTCGGGATCGAGATGTCCCGCCCTGCGCTCGAGCGAGCGCGCCGCGCCGATCGTCTGCACGGTGGCGAGCAATGCGATGGCGAGGGCCGATGCTCCGTGCGCTCTGACGTTGAGCCACTCGGGTACGTGGAACTCCGGTTGGCCCAGGCTGACGGCTTGAAGGGTGGCCAGCGGGTGCGCGCCTTCGTTCCAGCCCAGGAGTGAGGACGTGAGCGCCGCGACGCCGAGTGCAATCAGACCGGCTGGAAGGCGTCGGTCGATGCGACGCAGCAAGAGCACGCCGGCGGGTACGCCCAGCGCGAGAGAAAGAGCGCGCGGATCGGTGGACATCGCCGCGCGAAGTGCATCGGATATCAGCCACCACGCGGAGGGCGCCAGTGAGTCCCCGACCGCGTGGTGCGCGTCCGCACCCAGCATCGCGGGCACGTGCCGCAGAGCGATCAGCAAACCCACTCCCGCGATGAAACCTCCGACTACCGAATCGGAGAGAAAACGCGAAGCGCGGCCTATACCGAAGACGCCAAGTGCCATCAGGATCAGTGCCGCGAGCATTCCGGTCTGCAGGACGGCCGCGATCGGAACCGGCTGGCCCGCAGCCAGGGCCGGCTCCACGACCGACACCCCGATCAGCAAGGCGGTGGGTACGGTGGGTCCTGTGATGACGAAACTGCTGGAGCCGAAGAACGCTGCAATCACGGTCGGCAAGGCCGCCGCGAGCAGACCCATCTCTGCCGGCAGACCGGCAATCAGCGCATAGGCGATGCCCTGCGGGACGGCCAAAGCCGCAACCGTCAGTCCGGCGCCAAGGTCGTAGCCGGCGGTCGCCAGACGGGTCCCACTCAGGTTGGGGGCGAAACGAGCCGCGCCGTGGGGTCGGCGCTGGAGTCCACTCCCAGCCACGCCCGGCTAGGCGCCGAGCTCGGAAGAATCGAGCTCGAGACGCTCCCCCAGGCCGCGTGAGAACACCAGGTGTACAGGCTCGAGCAGCCAGGTTTCGACACCGGGTCGCTGAAAAAACGGCTTGGCGTTGGGGAGTTTCGCGAAGTAGATCTCGTGCAACCGGGCCGTTTCAGCGGGATCCTCGATTCGCTGGAGCGTTCCCTGGACGGTCACCCGCGCGAATTCGCTCATGTTTGCCAATCCGATACCGCGATTGTCGATCTGCGCGCAGGCGCCGTTGCCGGGGCTCAGATAACGCCCCTTGAACGAGTCGGGGGTGGTACCGAAAACCAGCCGAAACCCATCGACGGCCGCGAAGAACAGGATTGAGGTGTAGGGAGGAGCACCCGATTTTCCCGCAAAAGCGAAAACCGCAAACGGTTCCGCTTCGAGCACTTCTCCTAACGCCTTCTTCTGCTCTTCCAGGGCCATGAAACAGGTCTATCACAGCCTCCTTCGAAAATCCAAATCCCCTTTGAAGACAATGGTTTGAGTGTTGCTTCCGGGTTCGTCTATGGGATGGGTCTGCAGGAGGCTCAGGCTCACTGCCCAAAGCCCCGAGAAGGGGGGCCTGCCTTGCCTCCACGTCACAGGCAGGCTACTAGGGACCACTCCGTACCCCGGGAGGCCCGTTGAGCAAGTCGCTAATCATCACCGAGAAGCCGAGCGTCGCACGAGATATCGTGGCGGCCCTCGGTGGGTTTACAGAAGACGATGGGTTCTGGGAAAGTGAGGAGCACGTCGTCACTTTCTCGGTAGGGCATCTGCTCGAACTCCCCGCGCCCGAAGACGTGGATCCGAAGTACAAGCGCTGGACGCTTGATACGCTTCCCATCCTTCCGGAGCCCGAGCAGTTCAAGCTCAAGCAGAAGTCCGGCGCCAGCGAGCGACTGCGAACGATCAAGAAGCTCCTGCAGCGCGACGACGTCAGCAAGGTTATCAATGCCTGCGACGCGGGGCGTGAAGGTGAACTGATCTTTCGCGAGATCCTGGAGTTCCTGAACATCGACAAGCCGACTCTCCGGCTCTGGCTGCAGTCGATGACGACTCAATCGATTCGGGACGGCTTCTCGAACCTGGCGCCCGGCGAGGACTACGACGGTCTGGGAGCCGCTGCGGCTTGCCGATCTCGTTCGGACTGGCTGATCGGCATGAACGCCACGCGCGCGCTGACCCGGCGCTTCAAGGGTCGTCGCGAAAAAACGGCCTGGTCGGCCGGGCGCGTCCAGACTCCGACGCTCGCACTTCTGGTCGGTCGCGAACTCGAGATCCTGGCCCACATTCCGCGAGCCTACTGGCACATCGACGCCAAGTTCCGCGCAGCAGACCACGAGTACACGGGTGCGTGGTTCGATCCAAACTTCAATTCGGAAGAGGCGGATCGCGAGAGCAAGGATGACCGCATTTTCGCCCACGAGGCGGCCAACGCCGTGGTCGAAGCCGTTACGGGAAAGCCCGCGGTCGCCAGCGAAACGCGCAAGCCGAGTCGCGAGACCGCCCCTCCACTATTTGACCTGACCAGCTTGCAGCGTGAAGGCAATCGGCGCTTCGGCTGGTCGGCGAGGCGCACACTCAATGCGGCACAGCGCTGCTACGAATCCCACAAGGTTCTGACCTACCCGCGTACCGACTCGCGCGCCCTGCCGAATGACTATCGCGAAAAGGTCAACGAGGCCCTGCAGACGTTCGCCCAGGGAAGTCCCTTCCAGGCCGAAGCGCAGGAACTGCTCGACAAGGGACTCGAAAACACGGAGCGCACCTTCGACGACTCCAAGGTGAGCGACCATTTCGCGATCATCCCGACAGGCCGGGTTCCCGAAGAACCCCTGACCGGTGATGACGGACGCTTGTTCGATCTGGTTGCACGTCGCTTCCTGGGCTCGTTCTATCCGCCCGCCATCTGGAATCGCGTCGAGCGCAAGACCGAGGTCGCGGGCCACGTTTTCCGCTCGCGCTCGCGCACGCTCGACGAGCCGGGCTGGCGCGCAGTGCTGGGCCAGACCGAACAGGAAGAACAGGCGCTACCGCCGTTGATTTCGGGTCAGACCACGGCAGATGACGTCGATGCAAACACGCTCGACATCGAATTGAGCGAGGACAAGACCCGGCCGCCGGCGCGCATCACGGAAGCGCGCCTGCTCTCGTTGATGGAAAGCGCCGGCCAGTACGTCGAGGACGAAGAGCACGCGGCCGTCATGCGAGACAAGGGCATCGGCACGCCCGCCACGCGCGCCGACATCATCGAGAACCTGATCGCCAAGGGCTATCTCGCACGGGTCGGCAAGGCACTGCGGCCGACCGTCAAGGGAGTCCGTCTGGTCGACGTCCTCAAGCGCATCAAGGCGGACCGGCTGGCGTCTCCGGAACTCACAGGTCAGCTCGAATTCCAGTTGCACGAAGTCGAAAACGGTTCGCGCACCGCAGAGGAATTCATGAAAGAGGTGGTCGATTACACCAAGTCGGTGGTCGACGTGACCTGTACATTCGACTACGTCGACCTGTACGACGACAATGTAACCTTCGGAAATTGCCCGCTCTGCGAACGGGCAGTCGTCGAACGTTCTTGGTTCTACCGGTGCATCGAAGTACCGGGCGTCGAGGGTGATGACGATTGCCCGATGCGCATCTGGAAGGACAAATCCGGGCGCTACATCGACCACAACACTGTACGCGTCCTGCTCGACAAGGCCGAAACCGATGAGATGGAGGGCTTCACCTCCCGCGACGGCCGCATGTACAACGCACGCCTGACCCTGGAAGAGGGAGAAGTCCAGCTGCACGCGATCCAGGGTAGCTGGGGTGAGCGCGTGGACGATTCGCCCGAGTACGAGGTCAACGAGGATCCGTTGGGCCCCTGTCCAACGGGATGCGGCAGCTTCGTGATCGAAACTCCCACTCATTTCATCTGCAAAGCCGGCATGGAAAAGGCCGCCGTGAATGCGGAGAAGGCGCGAGTCTGGGAAAGCGAAAACAACGCGCCCGACGCCAAACGAAAGAAGCGCTACAAGATCCCCGAAGACGAGAAGCACTGCCCCATGATCCTGCCCCGCACCGTCTGCAAGCGCGAAATCGCCCGCGACGAAGCCGTGCAGTACGTCAAGGAACAGAAGACCGAATTGCTCTCGGACTTCACGTCCCGTTTCGGCCGTCCGTTCGGTGCGATGCTCTTCCTCAAGGAAAACGGACGTCACGGTTTCGAATTCGCGAAGCGCCCCGGCAAGGCCGATAGCGACGACGCGAAAGAGGGCGCGACCGGGAAGAAGGCCTCCAAAAAGGCTTCCAAGAAGACCGCCAGGAAGAAGGCGGCCAAGAAGACGACAAAGAAGAAGGCGGCTGGAAAAAAGACCGCCAAGAAAACGACCCGCAAGAAGACCACGAAGAAGGTCGCGCGAGCGAGCGTCAAGAAAGCCAGCGCCGAAGACGGTGACGACTAGCGGCCCGTATTTCGAGGCCGAGAGTGGGTTCTCCGACAGACTGCTAAGGTGCCGGGAATGAGTACCGTACGACGCATTGCGCTGGTCCAGAGACAGGCCTCCGCAGATCCCTCCGAAAACCTCGCCCGCGCGAAGGAAGGGATTCGCGAAGCCGCCGACCGCGGTGCGAAGATCGTCTGCCTGCAGGAACTCTTCCTCACGCCGTACTTTCCCCAGACTGAAGATTCCGCCCGCTTCGATCTGGCCGAGTCGATCCCCGGACCCACGACGGATGCACTGCAGAAACTGGCGGCCGATCTGCAGGTCGTCTTGATTGCACCGATATTCGAGCGCCGCGCCGCCGGGCTGTATCACAACTCCGCAGTCGTGATCGACGCGAACGGCAGTCAGGCTGGGCTCTACCGAAAGATGCACATCCCCGACGATCCGCTGTTCTACGAGAAGTTCTACTTCACCCCCGGCGATCTGGGCTTCCGCTGCTTCGATACCCGCGCGGGCCGCATCGGCGTTCTGATCTGCTGGGATCAGTGGTTCCCGGAAGCCGCGCGGATGCTCGCGCTCGACGGTGCGGAAATCCTGTTCTGTCCGAGCGCGATCGGCTGGCAGGACGACGATAGCGACGAGGAGAACGCGGTCATGCGTGACTCCTGGATCACCGTGCAGCGCGGACACGCAATTGCGAACGGAATATTCACGGCTGCCTTGAACCGCGTCGGGCGTGAAGGTGCGGTGCAGTTCTGGGGAAGTTCATTCGTGTGCGATCCACGGGGAGAGGTTCTGGCGCAATCACCCGTTGAGGGCGAAGACGTGTTGCTGGTCGACTGCAACCTCGAGAGCATCGAGAAACAACGACGCGGCTGGCCATTTCTGCGCGATCGACGCATCGACGCTTACGACGACCTGCTCGAACGCTTCCGCAACTGATTCGACCGTGCCTGCGCCCGATGCAGCGCCCCATCGTCGCATGCCCGCCGAATGGGAACCTCACTCGGCCACATGGGTCGGCTGGCCAGGCAATCCAGAGACCTGGCCGGGCTGCCTCGCCGAAGCCGAAGCCGAGTTCGAGTACCTGGTAGCGACGCTGGCGACGAGCGAACACGTCGAGATCCTGGTGCAGAGTACCGAGCACCAGCGATACGTGGCCGCGCGCCTGGGTGATCTGGTTGCGACGGGGCGCACTCGCCTGCACGTCCTCCCGAGCGACGACGTCTGGCTCCGAGATATCGGTCCCACCTTCGTCGAGTCCGGCGGGGAAATCGCGGCCGTCGACTGGGACTTCAACGCCTGGGGCGGCAAGTACCCACCCTGGGATCGCGATGACGCGGTGGCAGAACAGATCGCCGATCTATGCGCCGTCGAACACCTACGGGCCGGATTCGTGTGCGAGGGCGGTGCGATCGACAGCGACGGCGAGGGCACACTGCTCGCGACGGAACCGACGCTGATCGATCCGCTGAGAAACCCCAGACACGAGCGCGTCGACATCGAACGGAGCTTGTCCGAATTGCTGGGCGTGCGCAGGATCGTCTGGCTGGCCGAGGGCATCGAAGGAGATGACACCGACGGACATATCGACGACTTTGCACGCTTCGTCGCACCGGGGCGCGTCGTGTGTGCACAGGAGGCGGATCCTGGATCTCCGAACCACGCCAGACTCGAAGACTGCAGTGCGCGCCTGCGTGGAACTCGCGACGCGGCCGGGCGGGTACTCGAGGTCATCGACCTGCCCATGCCCGAACCGCACTCATGCGAGGCCGGACCGCTGCCCGCGAGCCATGCGAACTTCTACATCGCCAACTCCTGCGTCCTGGTACCGGTATTCGGCGGGGACAGCGACGAGCGGGCGCTGGAGATCCTGAAACCGCTATTCCCGGGGCGTCGCATTCTGGGTATCCCCTGCAATACGCTCGTACGGGGGCTCGGAGCGGTACACTGCCTGACTCAACAACAGCCTCTCGGTAACCGCCTCTCAGCAACAACGGTTCGCACAGAATGCCCTTGACCAGACTGCGAAAAGACGAATTCGCCAAATACCACGCGCTGGGAAACGACTACATCGTCCTCGATCCCGACAAACTGAGCGGACACCTCAATGAGGCACGGGTTCGCGAGATATGCGACCGAAATCGCGGCATCGGTTCCGACGGGATCCTGGCCCTCGAAAACCGACGCGGGGACGGTTTCGGGCTGCGCATCTTCAACCCGGACGGATCTGAAGCGGAGAAGAGCGGCAACGGCGTGCGCATCTTTGCACGCTTTCTCTACGACTTCGGTTACACGACCGCCAAGAAGTTCAAGATGGAAACCCTGGGAGGAACCGTCGCGGCACAACTCATGGTCCGACGTGGAAATGTGTACTCGATCCGACTCGATGTCGGACGCGCGAGATTCGCAAGCGAATCGATCCCCATGAGAGGCCCGAAACGCGAAGTCATCGACGAGCCTGTTCGCATCGGCAACACGCGTCGGCGTATCACCTGCGTTTCGGTTGGCAATCCGCATTGCGTACTCTTCGTACCGGAATTAGTCGCCGAAGATCTGCGCCGGCTCGGTCCGCAGATCGAAAAGGACCCTCTATTTCCAGAACGCACCAATGTCCAGCTGGCCTGCGTGCGCTCTCGCTCGAAGATCGAGGCATTGATCTGGGAAAGGGGTGCGGGACCGACGCTGGCCTCGGGAACGTCGAGTTGCGCGATCGTCGCCGCCGCCTATCGGCAGGGCCTGGTCGACCGGAAAGTCGAGGTCACGATGCCCGGAGGCATGTTGGAGGTCGAAGTCGACGACGACTTCCAACTGCGCCTGATCGGCCCCGCCACACCCGTGTACCGGGGCAAGCTGATCTGAGGCGAATGATTTCTACGACGAGAGCGTGCGACGCGAGGGCTTCAACAGGCTCTCCAGATCGGCGGCGAGATCCACCGCCTCGTCGGGTTCGAGTGTTGCACAGGTGATGCGAATCGCAGGCTGACTGCGCGAGCGGAAACGGTCTCCAGCCGCAACCGCCCATCCGGCATCGAGCAGGCCTTGAACCACGCGCCCCTCATCGGGCACCGGTACCCATACGTTCAGACCCGATCGGCCATGGGCTTCGATACCCTTCGCGCGCAGCGCCTTCAGCAGGGCATCTCTTCGGCGAGAGTAGGTCTGCTCGGCACTCTTCAATCTCCTGGAAACATCCCGGTCCTTCCACAGGCGAACGACGATCTGCTGGAGTACGTGGCTGACCCAGCGAATACCCAGCACCTGTCGACCTTCGACGCGCGAGACCGTGAGTTCGTCTGCCGCGAGCAGGGCGACGCGCAGATCGGGTCCGAGCGCTTTCGAAACCGAACGTACGTGTGCCCAGCGGCGAGTCTTCGAATGACACAACGAGATGGCGGGCGCACCCGAAACGAAACCCGCGTGATCGTCCTCGATCACGATCACATCGGGGTAGCGGCGCAATAGCTGGCGCAGCTCGCGCGCACGGGGTTTGTCGAGCGCGGCACCGCTGGGGTTCTGTGCGCGCGGAGTCAGTACCAGCGCCGCGATCTGGGACCGACAGGCCTGCTCCAGAGCCGCGGGCAATAGCCCCGAGTCGTCGATCCCGACCGGCACCGGCACCAGGCCGAGGGCAGCCAGCAGGTCGAGCACTGCAGTGAATCCCGGATCTTCGATCGCCACGCGATCCCCTGGGCGAAGATGCGCCTGTAGCACTCGCTCGATTCCATCGAGCGCACCGCCAACCACCGTCAGGTGCTCGGCGGGAATGCCGTCGCGCTCGAAATCCCGCCTGGCCAGACGGATCAGCTGCGGATCCGAAATATCCCCGCCGTACAGACGCTGTTCGGGCTCGAAACCGCTGAGCAACGGACCCAGGGGCGGCAGGAGCGCGAGATCGGGATTGCCGACGGCCAGATCGCGCGCACCGGGCGGAAGCGCAGGTGCGGGCGAGACAGCCAGCGGCGGACGCTGGCTCACCCGCGTGCCCCGCCGACCTTCTCCGACCAGCACCCCCCGGCCCTGGAGCGCACGGTAGGCGGCCGAAACCGTCGTGGGGCTCACCTGGAGATCCAGCGCGAGCCCGCGAACCGTGGGCAGCGACTGGCCCGGCGTCAGCGTTCCCTCGCGCACGGCGGCCTCGATGCTGTGTGCGATCTCGACAGCGGAGGCACCTGTGATAGAGTTATGTACCAGTACGTTCACTTATTTGTATTGTAACAAACACTTCATCCCAGTCCAGCGAGGTCTTCCATGTCCGAGTACGCCGTCACCCCTCGCACCAAGCTCAAACGATCTCCGCAGCGGGGCCGCTTCGATCGCGAGACGATCCACGGAATCCTGGACGAGTCGTTCATGGCCACGGTGGCGTTCAGCCACGATGGACAGCCCGCAGCCATTCCCACCAGCTACGCTCGCTCGGGCGACAACATCTACCTACATGGATCCAGCGCGAGTCGCCTGCTGCGCGCCATCCTCAAGGGCGATCGGGTCTGCCTGACCGTCACGATCCTGGACGGCTTGGTCCTGGCGCGATCGGCGTTTCACCACTCCGTCAATTTTCGCTCGGTGATCGTTTACGGGTCCGGCTGCAAGGTGACCGACCCCGACGAAAAACTGGAAGCCCTGCGCCTGCTTGTGGAACACATGGTTCCCGGTCGCTGGGAGGACGTACGCAGTCCGAACCGCGAAGAACTCCTGCGCACCTTGATCGTGAAGATCCCGATCGACGAGGTATCGGCCAAGGTTCGCAGCAAGGGCCCGGTCGATGATGAAGAAGACTACGGGTTGGATTGCTGGGCGGGCACCATACCCACGAGCCTAGAGCTCGGCTCAGCGATCGATGACGAGCGACTGGCCGAGGGAATTCCCTTACCGGGCTATATCAGCGAGGTTCGCCGTCCGGACCGATGAGCAGCGTCGGAACGCCGCACGTGTCGCCCCGGATCGTGCACACGCGGGTTCCGGGCTTGTTGCCCGACCGAACCTCGCTGACGTCCACACCCTGCTTGTCCAGTCGCGCTCGAGTAGAGTCCACATCGGAACACCGATAGGCGAGACCCCAGAATCGATCCAGTTCGTCGGAAGGTTCGCCAGCG from bacterium includes the following:
- a CDS encoding SulP family inorganic anion transporter translates to MAGSGLQRRPHGAARFAPNLSGTRLATAGYDLGAGLTVAALAVPQGIAYALIAGLPAEMGLLAAALPTVIAAFFGSSSFVITGPTVPTALLIGVSVVEPALAAGQPVPIAAVLQTGMLAALILMALGVFGIGRASRFLSDSVVGGFIAGVGLLIALRHVPAMLGADAHHAVGDSLAPSAWWLISDALRAAMSTDPRALSLALGVPAGVLLLRRIDRRLPAGLIALGVAALTSSLLGWNEGAHPLATLQAVSLGQPEFHVPEWLNVRAHGASALAIALLATVQTIGAARSLERRAGHLDPDRELFAQGSANLIASLIGAMPTSGSLSRSAVNRAAGARSRLAALIAGSVVLLLLPTLGPLLTSLPLAALAGFVVLSGLELIDLDHIRRSAATRGDGLILFATLGTTLWLDLVQAVYAGVFISLVLLVLRAGRLQMMEVVHVGQGRLREIPPDERSGSTPVAVLHLEGDLNFAVAPELSDQLDAIVARGPEILILRLKRARHLDATVLEVLRNTLINLRAHNAQMVLCGLTDPIAQALERTELGRELGPDGVLRTGPRLFEGFERALASARKSLEPRTEAEIFRWDEPARWSYEI
- a CDS encoding pyridoxamine 5'-phosphate oxidase family protein codes for the protein MALEEQKKALGEVLEAEPFAVFAFAGKSGAPPYTSILFFAAVDGFRLVFGTTPDSFKGRYLSPGNGACAQIDNRGIGLANMSEFARVTVQGTLQRIEDPAETARLHEIYFAKLPNAKPFFQRPGVETWLLEPVHLVFSRGLGERLELDSSELGA
- the topB gene encoding DNA topoisomerase III, encoding MSKSLIITEKPSVARDIVAALGGFTEDDGFWESEEHVVTFSVGHLLELPAPEDVDPKYKRWTLDTLPILPEPEQFKLKQKSGASERLRTIKKLLQRDDVSKVINACDAGREGELIFREILEFLNIDKPTLRLWLQSMTTQSIRDGFSNLAPGEDYDGLGAAAACRSRSDWLIGMNATRALTRRFKGRREKTAWSAGRVQTPTLALLVGRELEILAHIPRAYWHIDAKFRAADHEYTGAWFDPNFNSEEADRESKDDRIFAHEAANAVVEAVTGKPAVASETRKPSRETAPPLFDLTSLQREGNRRFGWSARRTLNAAQRCYESHKVLTYPRTDSRALPNDYREKVNEALQTFAQGSPFQAEAQELLDKGLENTERTFDDSKVSDHFAIIPTGRVPEEPLTGDDGRLFDLVARRFLGSFYPPAIWNRVERKTEVAGHVFRSRSRTLDEPGWRAVLGQTEQEEQALPPLISGQTTADDVDANTLDIELSEDKTRPPARITEARLLSLMESAGQYVEDEEHAAVMRDKGIGTPATRADIIENLIAKGYLARVGKALRPTVKGVRLVDVLKRIKADRLASPELTGQLEFQLHEVENGSRTAEEFMKEVVDYTKSVVDVTCTFDYVDLYDDNVTFGNCPLCERAVVERSWFYRCIEVPGVEGDDDCPMRIWKDKSGRYIDHNTVRVLLDKAETDEMEGFTSRDGRMYNARLTLEEGEVQLHAIQGSWGERVDDSPEYEVNEDPLGPCPTGCGSFVIETPTHFICKAGMEKAAVNAEKARVWESENNAPDAKRKKRYKIPEDEKHCPMILPRTVCKREIARDEAVQYVKEQKTELLSDFTSRFGRPFGAMLFLKENGRHGFEFAKRPGKADSDDAKEGATGKKASKKASKKTARKKAAKKTTKKKAAGKKTAKKTTRKKTTKKVARASVKKASAEDGDD
- a CDS encoding carbon-nitrogen hydrolase, which codes for MSTVRRIALVQRQASADPSENLARAKEGIREAADRGAKIVCLQELFLTPYFPQTEDSARFDLAESIPGPTTDALQKLAADLQVVLIAPIFERRAAGLYHNSAVVIDANGSQAGLYRKMHIPDDPLFYEKFYFTPGDLGFRCFDTRAGRIGVLICWDQWFPEAARMLALDGAEILFCPSAIGWQDDDSDEENAVMRDSWITVQRGHAIANGIFTAALNRVGREGAVQFWGSSFVCDPRGEVLAQSPVEGEDVLLVDCNLESIEKQRRGWPFLRDRRIDAYDDLLERFRN
- a CDS encoding agmatine deiminase family protein encodes the protein MPAEWEPHSATWVGWPGNPETWPGCLAEAEAEFEYLVATLATSEHVEILVQSTEHQRYVAARLGDLVATGRTRLHVLPSDDVWLRDIGPTFVESGGEIAAVDWDFNAWGGKYPPWDRDDAVAEQIADLCAVEHLRAGFVCEGGAIDSDGEGTLLATEPTLIDPLRNPRHERVDIERSLSELLGVRRIVWLAEGIEGDDTDGHIDDFARFVAPGRVVCAQEADPGSPNHARLEDCSARLRGTRDAAGRVLEVIDLPMPEPHSCEAGPLPASHANFYIANSCVLVPVFGGDSDERALEILKPLFPGRRILGIPCNTLVRGLGAVHCLTQQQPLGNRLSATTVRTECP
- a CDS encoding diaminopimelate epimerase; its protein translation is MPLTRLRKDEFAKYHALGNDYIVLDPDKLSGHLNEARVREICDRNRGIGSDGILALENRRGDGFGLRIFNPDGSEAEKSGNGVRIFARFLYDFGYTTAKKFKMETLGGTVAAQLMVRRGNVYSIRLDVGRARFASESIPMRGPKREVIDEPVRIGNTRRRITCVSVGNPHCVLFVPELVAEDLRRLGPQIEKDPLFPERTNVQLACVRSRSKIEALIWERGAGPTLASGTSSCAIVAAAYRQGLVDRKVEVTMPGGMLEVEVDDDFQLRLIGPATPVYRGKLI
- a CDS encoding aminotransferase class I/II-fold pyridoxal phosphate-dependent enzyme, with protein sequence MNVLVHNSITGASAVEIAHSIEAAVREGTLTPGQSLPTVRGLALDLQVSPTTVSAAYRALQGRGVLVGEGRRGTRVSQRPPLAVSPAPALPPGARDLAVGNPDLALLPPLGPLLSGFEPEQRLYGGDISDPQLIRLARRDFERDGIPAEHLTVVGGALDGIERVLQAHLRPGDRVAIEDPGFTAVLDLLAALGLVPVPVGIDDSGLLPAALEQACRSQIAALVLTPRAQNPSGAALDKPRARELRQLLRRYPDVIVIEDDHAGFVSGAPAISLCHSKTRRWAHVRSVSKALGPDLRVALLAADELTVSRVEGRQVLGIRWVSHVLQQIVVRLWKDRDVSRRLKSAEQTYSRRRDALLKALRAKGIEAHGRSGLNVWVPVPDEGRVVQGLLDAGWAVAAGDRFRSRSQPAIRITCATLEPDEAVDLAADLESLLKPSRRTLSS
- a CDS encoding pyridoxamine 5'-phosphate oxidase family protein, whose translation is MSEYAVTPRTKLKRSPQRGRFDRETIHGILDESFMATVAFSHDGQPAAIPTSYARSGDNIYLHGSSASRLLRAILKGDRVCLTVTILDGLVLARSAFHHSVNFRSVIVYGSGCKVTDPDEKLEALRLLVEHMVPGRWEDVRSPNREELLRTLIVKIPIDEVSAKVRSKGPVDDEEDYGLDCWAGTIPTSLELGSAIDDERLAEGIPLPGYISEVRRPDR